The Nicotiana tomentosiformis chromosome 2, ASM39032v3, whole genome shotgun sequence genome includes the window GTTTGACACTTGGACTATTTTTGACTCTATTATAGGAGTAGTCTTTTTCTTAAGAGTTGTTGGAGAAAAGCGACCCCCAACGAAAGTCTGGGGAAACATCCAACAAATGTTATACattatctttttgtttttttgctaCTCTCTCGTCcccaatttatttttttattttaatttaaaataagtatctatttatataattaagaaaaagttaatttatttttttaaaattattcttaTATACGTATTCCTAAAAAGTCTTTTACTCCTCACATTAAATTATACTGTAACATTTAATTAAGAATAATATAGTCACACTAACTATTTTTATCTAAAATTTAGTATTTCCTTAATGGGTGTGTCCAAAGCaaattggtcacttattgtgAACAAGAGGAACTGACATATACTAACCCCAATCCCCACACTCACCCAAACCCGAGCGCATTTTCTTATATATCAAACTAAATTAGTAATATGAAAACAGAGTAAATAACATACTACAATTGGTTCAATTTATAATGATAGTGAAAAGTCTTAAACACTGTAAGcatatatataaaacttaaatTTGACAAATTAGCATTTTATTGATAGAGCAACTTCTTTATTTTGGAGTTGCCCGGTTGGATTGGAGGGTGGTCATCCATATGATGGTCTGGGATCGAATCCCTCCTCAATACTTTATGGGTTGAGCATGTCGCACAAGTGCGGTTTATATCCCCTGTGTGGTTTGTATGCTATTACACAGAGGGAGATTTACCTCGTGCGCACAAAGTGCTCACCCAAAAGGCAAAGACTGTGACAGAGATTGTAGCGACTGCGAATTTCTCttcttaccaaaaaaaaaaaattccttatTTCTTAAATTCTTAAACATTGTGACCAGTCGAACATATCGAAAAATTGGGATAATCGAGAAGTGGCATTTGTTTTAAactttacaaaaaatattttgtaaGTGTTTTGTTAAAACTGTTTTTGTAACAAATATTTACTTACTATATTTTGAAAGAGCTGGATGATGCAGTTTTTATCGTCATTTATTACTTCACTTCCGTACTGAAAGTCAAGTTTCTACGGCCGCGTTTAACCGGTCAATTTCCTTGCGCTACAGGGAGCAGACACTTCTTCTGAGCTAACTTTACCAATTTTAAAGTAGTATATATAGTTGCACTAAACACCCCTCCAATTCACTAAAAACACGCTCAGCTTCCATTTTCACTTTCATCCTCATTCATAATCTTACTGCAAAAATACCTCAGAATATAACACCATGGGAGCAATATCATTGACTGAGTTAGGCTCTAAGCTTGCTGGATTGATGTTCATTTGGGGCACAATTCAGCAATTCTTCCCCTATACACTCCGCAAACGCATCAAATCCTTTTGGCAGAAATTGGAAAATTACTTCTACCCTTATGTTCAAATTACTATTGATGAATTCACCAATGGTAAAAGCAACGATATATACACCCAGGTCAACTCTTATTTGGGTACTAAGTCAATCAACAAAGATGCTAAATATCTCAAAGCTGAAAAGTCCAAGAACAGTAAGTCTTTTGCTGTTAGCTTAGATGAAGGAGAAGAGATTATTGATCAATTCCTAGGAGCTAAACTCTCTTGGCGCTCTCATATTGAAACATTCAATGAAAATTCTTCAGGACGCAATAATTCACGTCCAATTGAAAAGAAAAGTTACACTATAACTTTCAATCAACGATATAAAGAAATGGTCATTGGAAAATACTTGAAGCATGTGATGGAAGAAGGCAAGGTTATAGAGTTCAAAAACAGGAAACAAAAGATCTACACCAACAATTGTAGTGAAGATTGGTATTGGTATGGTAAAGGTATGTGGAGGGACATTAACTTTGAGCATCCTGCAACTTTTGATACTTTGGCTATGGACCCTAAGAAGAAGGAGGAAATAATTATCGATCTCATTGCTTTTAGCAAAGGGAAGGACTATTATTCCAAAGTTGGTAAGGCTTGGAAGCGTGGCTATCTTCTTTATGGTCCGCCAGGGACAGGAAAATCAACTATGATTGCAGCTATTGCGAACTTCTTGAATTATGATATTTATGATCTTGAGCTCACTTCTGTTAAGGACAACTCAGGGCTTAAGAAGTTGCTTATGGAAACAACAAGCAAGTCTATTATTGTAATTGAAGATATTGATTGCTCTATTGATCTCACAGgcaagagaaa containing:
- the LOC104107364 gene encoding AAA-ATPase At3g28510-like, yielding MGAISLTELGSKLAGLMFIWGTIQQFFPYTLRKRIKSFWQKLENYFYPYVQITIDEFTNGKSNDIYTQVNSYLGTKSINKDAKYLKAEKSKNSKSFAVSLDEGEEIIDQFLGAKLSWRSHIETFNENSSGRNNSRPIEKKSYTITFNQRYKEMVIGKYLKHVMEEGKVIEFKNRKQKIYTNNCSEDWYWYGKGMWRDINFEHPATFDTLAMDPKKKEEIIIDLIAFSKGKDYYSKVGKAWKRGYLLYGPPGTGKSTMIAAIANFLNYDIYDLELTSVKDNSGLKKLLMETTSKSIIVIEDIDCSIDLTGKRKKKKKKSEETVNEDQEDDSDSSKEKASENKETGKLTLSGLLNFIDGIWSACGQERIIIFTTNHKDKLDPALIRRGRMDMHIEMSYCKYEAFKVLAKNYLEVETHPLFQQIQGLLEEVNMSPCDVAENLMLKNASEGPEICLNNLIQALKEAKKKANKDKEAKEKTSLNSKKIKKFSTKFVGRLKELLK